atatttcatataattatttaaaatgcatATCTTAAAGTTCACGAACcctattttcttcttcctcactccCATTGCAACCATTTCTCATTTGGAAAAAGTGTCCAACCACTCAACCTCCTTCAATTCCATTACCGAACctattcttctttctctttcactaCAACCCTCACTGAATCAATGTTCTAGACATGGTTATCTCTCGTCGAGCACTCCTTTAGTGGAGCCTTGGTTCTCTCTCCATGAGCCCTCCTAAGCCTTGGTTCTTTCGCGTTTTGGAATCCTAATTTTCCCTCATGCGAACTATCTTGTTGCGTCACTAGTACCATAGTTAATTTGTAAGTAATGTTTAATTCTCTTTGAGTTAAATTTTTGAATTGCAAAAACCTTAATCctccttttttttctgttgGACACAAAGTTGGTGTGCGATGTGATTCGCATATATAGGAGCCTTGCCATGTGGTTTTGTCCACAGAAGTTGACCAAGAAACGGGGTTGCAACAATACACCATAGCACCAGGAGTGAAGAAGATATCAGGAGATAAAGTTGTTGTGTGCCACAAGCAGAATTACCCTTATGCTGCTTTTTACTGCCACAAAACTGAGACCACCAGAACTTACTCTATGCCTTTGGAGGGTGCTAACGGGATCAGAGTTAAAGTTGTGGCNNNNNNNNNNNNNNNNNNNNNNNNNNNNNNNNNNNNNNNNNNNNNNNNNNNNNNNNNNNNNNNNNNNNNNNNNNNNNNNNNNNNNNNNNNNNNNNNNNNNNNNNNNNNNNNNNNNNNNNNNNNNNNNNNNNNNNNNNNNNNNNNNNNNNNNNNNNNNNNNNNNNNNNNNNNNNNNNNNNNNNNNNNNNNNNNNNNNNNNNNNNNNNNNNNNNNNNNNNNNNNNNNNNNNNNNNNNNNNNNNNNNNNNNNNNNNNNNNNNNNNNNNNNNNNNNNNNNNNNNNNNNNNNNNNNNNNNNNNNNNNNNNNNNNNNNNNNNNNNNNNNNNNNNNNNNNNNNNNNNNNNNNNNNNNNNNNNNNNNNNNNNNNNNNNNNNNNNNNNNNNNNNNNNNNNNNNNNNNNNNNNNNNNNNNNNNNNNNNNNNNNNNNNNNNNNNNNNNNNNNNNNNNNNNNNNNNNNNNNNNNNNNNNNNNNNNNNNNNNNNNNNNNNNNNNNNNNNNNNNNNNNNNNNNNNNNNNNNNNNNNNNNNNNNNNNNNNNNNNNNNNNNNNNNNNNNNNNNNNNNNNNNNNNNNNNNNNNNNNNNNNNNNNNNNNNNNNNNNNNNNNNNNNNNNNNNNNNNNNNNNNNNNNNNNNNNNNNNNNNNNNNNNNNNNNNNNNNNNNNNNNNNNNNNNNNNNNNNNNNNNNNNNNNNNNNNNNNNNNNNNNNNNNNNNNNNNNNNNNNNNNNNNNNNNNNNNNNNNNNNNNNNNNNNNNNNNNNNNNNNNNNNNNNNNNNNNNNNNNNNNNNNNNNNNNNNNNNNNNNNNNNNNNNNNNNNNNNNNNNNNNNNNNNNNNNNNNNNNNNNNNNNNNNNNNNNNNAAAGGGTGAAGATGCCAACAAGAATTTGAGGGAGTTTCATGTAGTATGCTCTACTACttcaaaaagaacaaaaaatatcgATGGACAAAATCTGTCgaaaataatcaatattcattggtaatgaaaaattttcaacaatttatcaacgataaaaaattaatcaataatttcaTTCAGTAACTCAATAcaagaatatatttaaatatataattattcacatatccaacacataaaaataaaaaaaacgtattataaaattacaggcttacattaaaaataaattttaaagataagaaCCTCTGAGAGCGTAAAAGGAAAATAACAATAGAGAAAGATGCAACTACTCTTGTTTTAGAAAGGTACACAATCTCACCATAAATATACAGTACCTACCTgaacataaatataaacaacaTATTAGTCTCAAGATTAAACACAAGCACAAAACCACAcataaaaatgaagagaattgCACTTACCATGACATATATAGAAGACAACTAcaagaaaattatgttttatatatatggattattacatacggatttaaatttgtatgtaatgAACAATCtacatacaaatattatatacgaatctattatatacagatatttCATACggatttataattaattaaaataaattatttaaaatgcatATCTTAAAGTTCACGAACcctattttcttcttcctcactccCGTTGCAACCATTTCTCATTTGGAAAAAGTGTCCAGCCACTCAACCTCTCCTTCAATTCCACCACCGAACctattcttttttctctttcacttcaaCCCTCACTGATCAATGTTCTGGCCGTGGTTATCTCTCGTCGAGCACTCCTTTAGTAGAGCCTTGGTTTTCTCTCCTTGAGCCTTCCTTTAGTGGTTCGTAGATCGCGCATTGGAACCATAATTTTCCCTCATTTGAATTATCATGGTGTGTCATTAGTACCATAGTTAATTTGTAAGTAATGTTTAATTCTCTGAACTAAATTTTTGAATTGCAAAAACCCTAatcctcctttttttttctgttggaCACAAAGTTGGTGTGCGATGTGATTCGCATATATGGGAGCCTTGCCATGTGGTTTTGTCCACAGAAGTTGACCAAGAAACGGGGTTGCAGCAATACACCATAGCACCGAGAGTGAAGAAGATACCAGGAGATAAAGTTGTTGTGTGCCACAAGCAGAATTACCCTTATGCTGCTTTTTACTGCCACAAAACTNAGACCACCAGAACTTACTCTATGCCTTTGGAGGGTGCTAACGGGATCAGAGTTAAAGTTGTGGCGGTGTGCCACACTGACACATCGCAATGGAACCACAAACATATGGCCTTTCAAGTGCTCAAGGTTAAACCGGGAACTGTTCCTATCTACCAGTTTCTTCCTGAGGATCATGTTGTTTGGATTCAGAAGTAAATTTGCGTTTAAGTTCTTTTATCATCTTTCGGAATAACTGGTTTTAGTAGCATCTACTACGTCCATGCATGCATGTATTGTACTAAGCAGTTTTCTTCATATGCATAATTTTCTCTTGTTT
This DNA window, taken from Vigna radiata var. radiata cultivar VC1973A chromosome 5, Vradiata_ver6, whole genome shotgun sequence, encodes the following:
- the LOC111241668 gene encoding BURP domain protein RD22-like; its protein translation is MDLQFTSSFNKVTFLPRQVADSIPFSSNKVNDVFTKFSIKPESEEAKAVKNTLSECPKTNTKNIQKTCSLKNLICSTTSKRTKNIEVLSTEVDQETGLQQYTIAPRVKKIPGDKVVVCHKQNYPYAAFYCHKTXTTRTYSMPLEGANGIRVKVVAVCHTDTSQWNHKHMAFQVLKVKPGTVPIYQFLPEDHVVWIQK